The proteins below are encoded in one region of Ferruginibacter lapsinanis:
- a CDS encoding beta strand repeat-containing protein produces the protein MKRHFVLIVSLLLIFTISNSYGQNIAINDNGAMPDTSAMLDVSSTSKGLLAPRMTTTQRNNIPLPATGLLIFNTTTGAFNVNTGTSAVPAWDVLAVSGGSGISSLGGLTGSTQTFATSTTGTNFTISSSGSTHTFNLPDASTSNRGVITTGTQTIAGAKTLSDALTLSTLASGAATDSILTSASGVVRKRTVSDVINNAAWSLTGNTGATNVFGLTSNNSLRFYTNNIQRLVIDSTSLMTLTSTSTAARAFTITQNINGAAGMLLNNNSVGVAAANELLMSNSTSNAYFGLAGSGYTTSGPFVQNGIYIDNNGAGGISLSARNAAGNIRFYGNTTLGMQMFTNGHLQLQSGGTYTDIASARLAVNSTTEGFLVPRMTTTQRDAISTPATGLLIFNTTTNFFNYYTGSGWTEQISSTGTQTISGNKTFSGTISATSLSGGASTDSLVTVSSAGVINKRRVVDVIAQSAWATTGNTGTNSGTNYLGTTDSVSLRIKTNGIERIVVDSTGDVGIGTTTPATSLDINGDLATRMGSITCGNGNSNHNLAIGNKTFVKITGPTGNFTITGLAGGVEGKIVILYNSTANNMTIANSHASSDAANRILTPTGGNIATAKTGSAILIYDASVSKWVVVSYIQ, from the coding sequence GTGAAAAGACATTTTGTTCTTATCGTTTCGCTTTTACTAATTTTTACTATATCAAATAGTTATGGGCAAAATATAGCCATTAATGACAATGGAGCTATGCCAGATACAAGCGCAATGCTAGACGTAAGCAGTACATCGAAAGGATTGCTTGCTCCTAGAATGACTACTACTCAAAGAAATAATATACCTCTTCCAGCTACTGGGCTATTGATATTTAATACAACTACCGGTGCATTTAATGTTAATACTGGTACTTCAGCTGTTCCTGCGTGGGATGTATTGGCTGTAAGTGGAGGAAGTGGTATTAGTTCTTTAGGAGGATTAACCGGCAGTACACAAACTTTTGCAACAAGTACAACTGGAACAAATTTCACCATTTCGTCATCAGGTTCTACGCATACATTTAATCTGCCAGATGCAAGTACAAGTAATAGAGGGGTGATAACTACAGGTACCCAAACAATTGCAGGTGCCAAAACCTTAAGTGATGCACTTACTTTATCTACACTTGCAAGTGGGGCAGCTACTGATAGTATTTTAACTTCAGCTTCTGGGGTGGTAAGAAAACGTACTGTTAGCGATGTTATAAACAACGCGGCATGGTCATTGACCGGCAATACCGGAGCGACAAATGTATTTGGGCTTACCTCAAATAATTCACTGCGTTTCTATACAAATAATATTCAACGTTTAGTGATTGATAGCACTTCGCTCATGACCCTAACATCTACATCTACTGCTGCAAGGGCATTTACCATTACTCAAAATATAAATGGGGCTGCAGGTATGTTATTAAATAACAATAGTGTGGGGGTTGCTGCAGCAAATGAATTATTGATGAGCAACTCTACTTCTAATGCATATTTTGGTCTTGCAGGTTCTGGATATACTACTTCGGGGCCATTTGTTCAAAATGGTATTTACATCGATAATAATGGGGCTGGAGGGATCAGTTTATCTGCACGTAATGCAGCTGGTAATATAAGATTTTATGGAAATACAACTCTTGGTATGCAAATGTTTACTAACGGGCATTTACAACTGCAATCTGGAGGAACTTACACAGATATAGCTTCAGCAAGATTAGCAGTTAATAGTACTACCGAAGGATTTTTGGTGCCACGTATGACCACTACACAAAGAGATGCAATTTCAACACCGGCTACGGGATTATTGATATTTAATACAACAACAAATTTTTTCAATTATTATACCGGCTCTGGTTGGACAGAACAAATTTCATCAACAGGTACTCAGACAATATCTGGAAATAAAACTTTCTCAGGAACTATTTCGGCAACTTCTTTATCTGGAGGAGCATCAACTGATAGTTTGGTAACTGTATCTTCTGCAGGTGTGATCAATAAACGCAGAGTGGTGGATGTAATAGCTCAATCAGCATGGGCAACTACAGGTAATACAGGTACAAATAGCGGAACAAATTATTTAGGTACTACAGATAGCGTGAGTTTGCGGATAAAAACCAATGGCATAGAGAGAATTGTTGTAGATAGCACGGGAGATGTAGGTATTGGCACTACAACTCCTGCTACAAGCTTGGATATAAACGGAGATCTTGCTACGAGGATGGGTTCCATAACCTGCGGTAATGGGAATTCAAATCATAATTTGGCTATTGGTAATAAAACGTTTGTAAAAATAACAGGACCAACAGGAAACTTTACTATTACTGGATTAGCTGGCGGGGTAGAGGGGAAAATAGTAATATTATACAACAGCACTGCTAACAATATGACTATAGCAAACAGTCATGCTTCAAGTGATGCAGCTAATAGAATACTTACTCCCACAGGAGGAAATATTGCAACTGCCAAAACTGGAAGTGCGATATTGATATATGACGCATCAGTTTCTAAATGGGTTGTGGTTTCTTATATCCAATAA
- a CDS encoding OstA-like protein: MSKRQFAMHYHTHNKLCRYWLLLSSFLAFSCAVLGQQPITAPSANDTTRIIQIVQGKSLREKTIDSATTLETIAGNVILKEGLTTFMCDSAVINRRTNILEAYGNIHINQNDSIHTYAQYLKYIGQDRVAFLRNNVKMTDKKGTLFTNDFEYNLATGIGKYSRGGKVVNGATILTSDEGVYYSDTKDVYFKDNVHLTDPKYDIRNDSLLYNTQTQIATFISETYIKSKNGGDIYTKEGTYDLKNGKAFFGKRSIIKDSTRTYVSDNSAYDEKSGIAQLEGNAIIKDSVNGYTILGNQIFLNKNNNSFLATRKPVLIFKGEGNDSTFIAADTLFSGIEKRDSLQKLDSLVIDTLKNSTTVNASSDTAIRYFQAFHHVRIFNDSLQSVCDSLYYSSLDSTFKLFKEPLIFSNNSQISGDTIFLFTKNRKIERLYAFYNSMIINKPAENMYNQIGGRTLNGYFKDGALDYVRSKGAPAESIFYPQDKDSAYIGMNRSKGDVIDIYFVNKEVNKVKFINDVDGTLYPLRQIPEDQKQLKGFDWQDKRRPKNRFELFE, from the coding sequence ATGAGCAAAAGGCAATTTGCAATGCACTATCATACACACAACAAACTTTGCCGTTATTGGTTATTGTTATCTTCATTTTTAGCTTTTAGTTGTGCTGTTTTGGGGCAACAGCCTATTACTGCCCCTTCAGCAAACGACACTACAAGGATCATTCAAATTGTTCAGGGAAAGAGTTTAAGAGAGAAAACCATCGACTCTGCAACAACCCTCGAAACAATTGCCGGCAACGTTATTTTAAAAGAAGGGCTTACTACATTCATGTGCGACAGTGCTGTGATCAACCGTCGTACAAATATCCTGGAAGCTTACGGCAACATTCATATCAACCAAAACGACAGCATTCATACTTACGCACAGTATTTGAAATATATTGGTCAGGACAGAGTTGCTTTTCTGCGAAACAATGTAAAAATGACTGATAAAAAAGGCACACTGTTTACCAATGATTTTGAATATAATTTAGCAACCGGCATCGGGAAATATTCACGTGGCGGAAAAGTTGTAAATGGTGCTACTATACTTACCAGTGATGAAGGTGTTTATTATTCTGATACAAAGGATGTATATTTTAAAGACAATGTACATTTAACAGATCCTAAATATGATATCAGGAATGACAGTCTTTTATATAATACGCAAACACAAATTGCCACTTTTATCAGTGAGACTTATATCAAAAGTAAAAATGGTGGAGATATCTATACTAAAGAAGGCACTTACGATCTGAAAAATGGGAAAGCTTTTTTTGGCAAAAGATCAATCATAAAAGATAGTACACGTACTTATGTATCTGACAATAGTGCTTACGACGAAAAAAGCGGTATTGCTCAATTAGAAGGTAATGCTATCATTAAAGACAGTGTCAATGGATATACCATTCTTGGGAATCAGATATTTTTAAACAAGAATAACAACTCCTTTCTGGCAACAAGAAAACCTGTATTGATTTTTAAAGGCGAGGGTAATGATAGCACGTTTATTGCAGCAGACACCCTATTTTCGGGAATAGAAAAAAGAGACAGTCTGCAAAAACTGGACTCTTTGGTAATAGATACATTAAAAAACTCCACTACAGTAAATGCATCTTCGGATACAGCTATCCGTTATTTCCAGGCTTTCCATCATGTTCGTATTTTCAATGATTCATTGCAATCAGTTTGTGATAGCCTCTACTACTCTTCTTTAGATTCTACTTTCAAACTATTTAAAGAACCTCTAATTTTCAGCAATAACTCTCAAATATCAGGTGACACTATTTTTCTGTTTACCAAAAACAGAAAAATAGAGCGGCTGTATGCCTTTTATAATAGCATGATCATTAATAAGCCTGCCGAAAATATGTACAATCAGATAGGTGGCCGTACTTTGAACGGATATTTTAAAGATGGGGCATTAGATTATGTAAGATCAAAAGGTGCTCCGGCCGAAAGTATTTTTTATCCGCAGGATAAAGACAGTGCTTATATTGGTATGAACAGAAGTAAAGGTGATGTAATTGATATTTACTTTGTAAATAAAGAAGTTAACAAAGTAAAATTCATTAATGATGTAGATGGCACTTTATATCCGCTGCGTCAGATACCTGAAGATCAGAAACAATTAAAAGGTTTTGATTGGCAGGATAAACGCCGGCCTAAGAATAGATTTGAATTGTTTGAATGA
- a CDS encoding T9SS type A sorting domain-containing protein — MKKLYYGYPSIFLPRFQTVSVIQFTKTFLCLFFAFLFVNNSIFSQSLTIGARSYMVMNGAPSLVIKDAALINNGNFSESQSTVKFSGYADTTQSYLSGSNTTTFYNLTTSKSAYGTALKSMGRVRNILSVSSGHLYCDSNLTLLSDAALTARVDVVPANSNIYGKAMVQRYMPPRRAWRLMTAPVTSSGSIFNTWQNGGVYEAGKGTWVTGSNPTGAGGNGLDASPQNNVSMKTFNFNTQAFVNVSNTKVAVSSGSSGNADNTGYFMFVRGDRVYNNFDYSGGVCNTTTLTSIGQLQAHTQTFVTAKDSAKYTLIGNPFASPIDFNNITRNNIVKRFFVLDPTIGSVGSWVMLDDIDGDGVFTKSIGASSMTKEIQSGQAFMVVTNGNVASASVVFEETSKTSVGNTNIMGRPSVPNKIASIRSNLYLLQPDTAVIADGVVTEFDDRYSSKTNQDDASKPSNTNENLTLIRNGLSFSVERRSMLTQNDTIYFKAWRTSQRRYRLEFIPSYLAQTGLQGFLEDSYLKTSTLVHLNVPTTYDFDINGDAASQAMDRFKIVFRPGAVLPVTISNIKAALQTNNTIKVEWKVENEINIVKYEVEKSVDGISFTQVDVTNVNGTNNTSNSYNWIDENAIAGNNFYRIKIVDANGQMKYSSVVKVALEKNTSSISIYPNPIKNNTINIQFSNQKAGTYQVRLINNLGQVLYNNSLQNNEGNSSQVIKPATTLAAGTYQIEIISPDKSRTTQKLFVEQ, encoded by the coding sequence ATGAAAAAGCTGTACTATGGCTATCCCTCAATCTTTTTGCCAAGGTTTCAGACGGTCTCGGTAATACAATTTACCAAAACCTTTCTCTGTTTATTCTTCGCATTCCTTTTTGTTAACAATTCCATTTTTTCTCAAAGTCTTACTATTGGTGCAAGAAGCTATATGGTAATGAATGGAGCCCCTTCATTGGTTATAAAAGATGCGGCTTTAATAAACAACGGGAATTTTTCAGAATCACAAAGTACAGTTAAGTTTAGTGGCTATGCAGATACTACTCAATCTTATTTATCAGGAAGTAACACCACTACCTTTTATAATCTAACTACCAGTAAATCTGCTTATGGAACAGCTCTGAAATCAATGGGCAGGGTTCGTAATATTTTAAGTGTAAGTTCTGGACATTTATATTGTGATAGTAATTTGACATTATTGTCAGATGCAGCATTGACAGCGAGGGTTGATGTGGTGCCGGCAAATTCAAATATTTATGGAAAAGCAATGGTACAAAGATATATGCCACCTAGAAGAGCCTGGCGTTTGATGACAGCACCGGTAACAAGTTCAGGTAGCATTTTTAATACATGGCAAAATGGGGGCGTATATGAGGCGGGTAAGGGTACCTGGGTTACTGGGTCAAACCCAACAGGAGCAGGCGGAAATGGGTTAGATGCCAGTCCGCAGAACAATGTATCCATGAAGACATTCAATTTCAATACACAAGCTTTTGTAAATGTATCAAATACTAAAGTAGCTGTTTCATCCGGTTCATCGGGTAATGCTGATAATACAGGTTATTTTATGTTTGTTAGAGGTGACAGGGTATATAACAATTTTGATTACAGCGGCGGGGTTTGTAATACCACCACACTTACTAGTATAGGACAATTACAGGCGCACACACAAACTTTTGTTACAGCAAAAGATTCGGCTAAATATACATTAATAGGTAATCCATTTGCGTCACCTATTGATTTCAATAATATTACCAGAAATAATATAGTAAAACGTTTTTTTGTATTAGATCCTACCATCGGCTCGGTTGGATCATGGGTAATGTTGGATGATATAGATGGGGATGGTGTTTTTACAAAGTCTATCGGAGCTAGTTCTATGACAAAAGAAATTCAATCAGGACAAGCTTTTATGGTTGTGACAAATGGTAATGTAGCATCTGCATCCGTAGTTTTTGAGGAAACCAGTAAAACCAGCGTAGGAAATACTAATATTATGGGCAGACCATCTGTTCCTAATAAAATAGCTTCTATACGTAGCAATTTGTATTTGCTTCAACCAGATACAGCTGTTATCGCTGATGGAGTTGTTACTGAGTTTGATGATAGATATAGTTCTAAAACAAACCAGGACGATGCCTCAAAACCTTCAAACACAAATGAAAACCTTACACTTATCAGAAATGGATTAAGTTTTTCTGTTGAAAGAAGAAGTATGTTGACACAAAACGATACTATATACTTTAAAGCCTGGAGAACCTCACAAAGAAGATACAGATTAGAATTTATTCCATCATACTTAGCCCAAACCGGACTTCAGGGCTTTTTGGAAGATAGTTATCTTAAGACATCAACTCTTGTTCATTTAAATGTTCCTACAACATACGATTTTGATATCAATGGCGATGCGGCTTCACAGGCAATGGACAGATTTAAGATTGTATTCAGACCAGGGGCAGTTTTACCGGTAACCATAAGTAATATAAAAGCAGCGTTGCAAACCAATAATACAATAAAGGTAGAATGGAAAGTAGAAAATGAGATCAATATTGTAAAATATGAAGTAGAAAAATCTGTGGATGGTATTTCATTTACCCAGGTAGATGTGACAAATGTGAATGGAACAAATAATACAAGTAATAGCTATAACTGGATCGATGAAAATGCCATTGCCGGGAATAACTTTTACAGGATAAAGATAGTAGACGCCAATGGACAAATGAAATATAGCTCAGTGGTAAAAGTGGCACTTGAAAAAAATACATCTAGTATAAGCATTTATCCTAATCCTATAAAAAATAACACAATCAATATACAGTTTAGTAATCAAAAAGCAGGAACATATCAGGTAAGATTGATCAATAATCTAGGACAAGTGCTATACAATAATAGTTTACAAAATAATGAGGGAAACAGTAGTCAGGTAATTAAGCCAGCAACAACGCTTGCGGCCGGTACCTATCAAATAGAGATCATTAGTCCGGATAAATCAAGAACAACACAGAAATTATTTGTGGAACAATAG